The Methanococcoides methylutens MM1 genome has a window encoding:
- a CDS encoding type IV pilin, protein MNRNEDAVSPVIGVILMVAITVILAAVIAAFVFGMGPSEMAPQSSLRASATDTATDDISIVMIEHQGGDEIVLSSTNTKFLVGGEEVVYTANVDDTFTAGERLYIAMNATDYQLANSTADGDFEATLEDIGSTGDIVEISIIDVSSQQMIASLDVRY, encoded by the coding sequence ATGAACAGAAATGAAGACGCAGTGTCTCCGGTCATCGGTGTAATCCTGATGGTCGCAATCACTGTGATCCTTGCTGCTGTTATCGCAGCATTCGTATTTGGAATGGGACCATCCGAGATGGCACCACAGTCAAGCCTTAGGGCAAGTGCAACTGATACAGCTACTGATGATATTTCCATCGTAATGATTGAGCACCAAGGTGGAGATGAAATTGTACTTTCATCAACAAACACTAAATTCTTGGTCGGTGGAGAAGAGGTTGTTTATACCGCTAATGTCGATGATACATTTACTGCTGGTGAGCGTCTCTACATTGCAATGAATGCAACTGACTATCAGTTGGCAAACTCTACAGCAGATGGTGATTTCGAAGCCACTCTGGAAGACATTGGTTCTACTGGTGACATCGTCGAGATAAGCATCATTGATGTTTCCAGCCAGCAGATGATTGCTTCCCTTGATGTAAGGTACTAA
- a CDS encoding type IV pilin encodes MFNINRNEDAVSPIIAEIMMVAIAVIIAAVIAAYALGMGAPDSVPVTNINAVEDSATGYNVIMLQHQGGDELNLAAANTKMMVGGEVVDVSLLTTDEDLTFRSGETICIFNEADIGGFAVGTTDILDTEITAGDVSNVFSGESRDVKFIDIATQQIIADLDVRF; translated from the coding sequence ATGTTCAACATAAATCGTAATGAAGACGCAGTGTCACCAATTATTGCCGAAATCATGATGGTTGCCATCGCTGTAATCATTGCAGCCGTCATCGCAGCATATGCACTTGGGATGGGGGCACCTGATTCCGTGCCAGTGACGAACATCAATGCAGTTGAAGATAGTGCAACTGGATACAATGTTATCATGCTCCAGCATCAGGGTGGAGATGAATTGAATCTGGCTGCCGCAAACACTAAAATGATGGTTGGCGGCGAAGTTGTTGATGTATCATTGCTGACAACAGATGAAGATTTGACATTCAGGTCAGGTGAAACCATATGCATTTTTAATGAAGCTGACATTGGCGGTTTTGCAGTTGGAACAACTGATATACTGGATACTGAAATAACCGCTGGTGACGTGAGTAATGTTTTCTCTGGTGAGTCCAGAGATGTTAAGTTCATTGACATTGCTACACAGCAGATAATCGCTGACCTCGACGTCAGGTTCTGA
- a CDS encoding ATP-binding protein has protein sequence MNWMQIPLRSKLVLAAVTGVLLVMVLTTSITITTQISVQEELAHQQAIEITNSYANRFDGDMRADLAIARSISSTLSEYESSDRDEINRILTAILKDNPHLMGTYVCYEPNAFDGRDAEFANTESYDSTGRFSPYWHKIGGDIKVDQLQNCENYDYYIFPKLLKEDVITDPYYYDGVFMVSYGSPIIKDGEFIGVGGVDVSLDYIDEVVSQIEAFDTGYAMMTGSSGLILSQPYNKEWIGHKTIYDYDNEGFSKAAEDIKYKKSGYIDTIDPVTGKEVVVFYEPVESKNYGFFLIIPKEEMLEGTFALRDKLIAIGILSIFFTSIAAYLASRTVTASIDDIVKDFKEMADSIAHGELNIRANTEIDQDFREIPEGLNQILDGVVVPIHETTRVAVEFSKGHFDVRFEGDTEGEFKQLAQSINYFAKLLDVIINESNAVLEAMEKEDFSRTIHFHGHGDLKKLTEGIEQTRLALQQASIDREIAEQELKEYARKLEQSNELKDMFTDIMRHDLLNPAGVIKGFTELLLMTETDEQSKLLLERIMKNNDNLIEMIHSAAEFAKLESSEELELTMQNVTSIIEHSTEILTTHASNKEMDIEFNAKEPHYVLANPIIETVFTNLISNAIKYSPEKSKVVVDVKEEEEFTEITVTDFGEGIKDEHKSTVFDRFKRVNKTGVRGSGLGLAIVKRTIELHKGDVGVRDNPEGQGSVFFVKLKRYLEEP, from the coding sequence ATGAACTGGATGCAGATCCCACTTAGATCGAAACTTGTTCTTGCTGCTGTTACAGGAGTACTTCTTGTAATGGTGCTTACAACTTCTATCACGATCACAACCCAGATCTCGGTGCAGGAAGAGCTTGCACACCAACAGGCCATTGAGATCACAAATAGCTATGCTAACAGATTCGATGGGGATATGCGTGCAGATCTTGCAATTGCCCGCTCGATCAGTTCCACACTGAGTGAATATGAATCCTCCGACAGGGATGAGATAAACAGGATCCTTACTGCGATCCTGAAAGATAATCCGCACCTTATGGGCACTTATGTTTGTTATGAGCCAAATGCTTTTGATGGCAGGGATGCAGAGTTTGCGAACACAGAAAGCTATGATAGCACTGGAAGGTTCTCACCATACTGGCACAAGATCGGAGGGGACATTAAAGTGGACCAATTGCAAAACTGTGAGAACTATGACTATTATATCTTTCCAAAGCTTCTGAAAGAAGACGTGATCACAGACCCTTACTACTACGATGGAGTATTCATGGTCAGCTATGGGTCGCCCATAATAAAAGATGGAGAATTCATAGGGGTCGGTGGTGTTGATGTCTCATTAGACTATATCGATGAGGTCGTCAGTCAGATCGAAGCATTCGACACAGGATATGCCATGATGACCGGCAGCTCCGGCCTTATACTCTCCCAGCCTTACAATAAAGAATGGATAGGCCATAAAACGATCTACGATTACGATAATGAAGGTTTCTCCAAAGCGGCAGAGGATATCAAATACAAGAAAAGCGGCTATATCGATACGATCGATCCGGTTACAGGAAAAGAAGTCGTTGTATTCTACGAACCCGTCGAGTCAAAGAACTATGGATTCTTCCTGATAATACCAAAGGAAGAAATGCTTGAAGGGACTTTTGCACTCCGCGACAAGCTGATAGCCATCGGCATTCTATCGATATTCTTCACAAGCATTGCAGCCTATCTGGCCTCACGAACTGTAACTGCATCCATCGATGATATTGTAAAAGATTTCAAGGAGATGGCTGACTCCATAGCCCACGGAGAACTGAACATCCGGGCAAACACTGAAATTGATCAGGACTTCAGGGAGATACCGGAAGGTCTCAACCAGATACTTGACGGAGTTGTGGTGCCGATACATGAGACCACAAGGGTTGCAGTTGAATTTTCCAAAGGGCACTTCGACGTCAGATTCGAGGGTGACACCGAAGGAGAGTTCAAACAACTGGCCCAATCCATCAATTATTTTGCCAAGCTGCTGGACGTCATCATAAACGAATCCAATGCAGTACTTGAAGCAATGGAAAAAGAGGATTTTTCAAGAACAATACATTTCCACGGACACGGTGACCTTAAGAAGTTGACAGAGGGTATCGAACAGACGCGTCTGGCACTGCAGCAGGCAAGTATTGACCGGGAAATAGCGGAGCAGGAGCTTAAGGAGTATGCAAGGAAACTGGAACAATCCAATGAACTAAAGGACATGTTCACCGACATCATGCGCCATGACCTACTTAACCCTGCAGGAGTAATAAAAGGCTTTACAGAACTCCTCCTGATGACGGAAACAGATGAGCAGTCGAAGCTATTGCTCGAAAGAATAATGAAGAACAACGACAACCTCATCGAAATGATACACTCTGCTGCAGAATTTGCCAAGCTGGAAAGCTCAGAGGAGCTTGAGCTCACAATGCAGAACGTGACCAGCATAATCGAGCATTCTACCGAGATCCTGACAACACATGCAAGCAACAAGGAAATGGACATCGAGTTCAACGCAAAGGAACCGCATTATGTACTGGCCAACCCTATCATTGAAACCGTCTTCACGAACCTGATCTCAAATGCCATAAAGTACAGTCCCGAAAAGAGCAAAGTGGTCGTTGATGTAAAGGAAGAAGAGGAGTTCACAGAGATCACTGTCACAGACTTTGGAGAAGGAATCAAGGATGAACATAAGTCCACCGTCTTTGACCGCTTCAAGAGAGTTAACAAGACCGGAGTGAGAGGATCAGGGCTCGGACTTGCAATCGTCAAAAGGACAATTGAACTGCACAAAGGGGATGTCGGAGTACGGGACAACCCAGAAGGTCAGGGATCTGTATTCTTTGTGAAACTGAAAAGGTATCTAGAGGAGCCTTAA
- the argH gene encoding argininosuccinate lyase — MSDILRRGRLASVPDEEIIEFTSSMSADKWIFNSDILVDLAHTVMLKERNVIRAEDCREILKGLLKIREEGIEKLDHTYEDIHISLESRLIDMVGEDVGGRMHSGRSRNDEVATCIRLTLRNELLLMMEDLLALRNTLIDVASENVDTLMPGFTHLQHAQPTTLAHHLTAHANAIGRDFERTRDCYARVNMSPLGAAAFASTGFDLDRERTRTLLGFDGIVENSMDAVSSRDFLIETASVFANLMINLSKMAEELVIWSTSEFAFIELDDRYASTSSIMPQKKNPDTAELLRGKSGVAIGSLMSLISICKALPLSYNRDLQEATPNMWRSLKTTRSSVRVMNGMIATMKINRENMAGLATAGFTTATELADTMVRVCDIPFRTAHQIVGVLARGSGEPTLGEIDAVAHNVIGESLSGRGLTEQMVNEALDPTMNVRKRTVTGGPSPETMQQLISNCKDRSVGDEDSLKGLKANVDSAMEALFSVVDDCMDA; from the coding sequence ATGAGCGATATTTTAAGAAGAGGCCGACTGGCTTCCGTTCCTGATGAAGAGATCATAGAGTTCACCTCCTCAATGAGCGCTGACAAATGGATATTCAATTCGGATATCCTGGTTGACCTTGCACACACGGTCATGCTCAAAGAGAGAAATGTGATTAGGGCAGAGGACTGCCGTGAAATACTGAAAGGTCTCCTGAAGATCAGGGAAGAAGGCATCGAGAAGCTTGACCATACCTATGAGGATATACACATCTCACTCGAATCAAGGCTCATTGACATGGTTGGAGAAGATGTGGGAGGACGCATGCACTCCGGCAGGTCACGCAACGATGAGGTTGCCACCTGCATAAGGCTCACCCTCAGGAATGAACTGTTACTGATGATGGAAGACCTGCTTGCACTTCGCAACACACTGATCGATGTAGCCTCCGAAAATGTCGACACACTCATGCCAGGATTCACACACCTGCAGCATGCCCAGCCTACAACGCTGGCACACCACCTGACAGCCCATGCAAATGCCATTGGCCGTGACTTCGAACGCACAAGGGACTGTTACGCACGTGTAAACATGAGTCCACTTGGTGCTGCCGCTTTTGCATCCACAGGATTTGATCTTGACAGGGAAAGGACAAGGACACTTCTCGGTTTTGACGGCATTGTTGAGAACTCCATGGATGCCGTCAGCTCACGTGATTTCCTGATAGAGACAGCATCAGTCTTTGCAAATCTCATGATCAACCTGAGCAAGATGGCCGAAGAGCTTGTGATCTGGTCCACTTCCGAATTCGCATTCATTGAACTGGATGACAGGTATGCTTCCACATCATCCATTATGCCGCAGAAGAAGAACCCCGACACCGCCGAACTGCTGAGAGGAAAGAGCGGTGTTGCCATCGGGTCACTGATGTCACTGATATCCATCTGCAAAGCACTCCCATTAAGCTACAACCGTGACCTGCAGGAAGCAACACCGAACATGTGGCGCTCCCTGAAGACAACAAGATCATCTGTCAGGGTGATGAACGGAATGATCGCGACCATGAAGATCAACAGAGAGAACATGGCAGGTCTGGCAACAGCAGGTTTCACAACCGCAACAGAACTTGCAGACACCATGGTGCGTGTCTGTGACATACCATTCAGGACAGCACACCAGATCGTCGGAGTGCTTGCTCGCGGAAGCGGCGAACCTACACTCGGCGAGATCGATGCAGTAGCCCATAACGTCATCGGCGAGAGCCTGAGCGGAAGAGGACTTACGGAACAGATGGTCAATGAAGCACTGGACCCAACAATGAACGTCAGGAAGCGAACCGTAACAGGCGGACCATCACCGGAAACCATGCAGCAGCTGATCAGCAATTGCAAGGACAGGTCAGTCGGAGACGAGGATAGCCTTAAAGGACTGAAGGCAAATGTTGACAGCGCCATGGAAGCACTGTTCAGTGTAGTGGATGACTGCATGGATGCCTGA
- a CDS encoding DUF5371 family protein, translated as MKIVHAQTVLAEDQLEALKKKTGESSTKDALSKAVDHYLECEYTDMSDEMWTHKLEKVVQKKQQKSI; from the coding sequence ATGAAAATTGTACATGCACAAACTGTACTCGCTGAGGACCAGCTAGAAGCACTCAAGAAAAAGACTGGTGAATCGTCTACAAAGGATGCCCTGAGTAAGGCGGTAGATCACTATCTTGAGTGTGAGTACACTGACATGAGTGATGAGATGTGGACTCATAAGCTAGAAAAAGTGGTACAGAAGAAGCAACAGAAAAGTATTTAA
- a CDS encoding PAS domain S-box protein translates to MKGLPDKLLDSMYKGIWAVDTDNKFIYFNEGMEKITGLSRDKIIGGNLKDFMELAHLSVGDEGHFRELALRVKDTLKPSRYHSLQFLTPEGKLSIQSGYIFPIVDEAEKYSGIICTVESFSEQKIREKTFKDMLSSKKKLEDIYKNSPVIAFLWTAEKDWPVEFVSDNISQFGYTPEDFTSGKLIYGDIIHPEDLDFVRNDVTQLEIEGRQFFSKEYRILTKSGEIRWVAERSLLGYDEENKPSYYQGIMIDITDRKLAEEALLESEKKYRFIFENSPLGIFNFDEDASITHCNENISKIMGVPKDRIIGMNMIMDIDDMAMKEAVKAIFSRKSGHYEGKYKNPLSGKTTPIKADYSPNISDDGKLLGGVGIVEDITARVKAEEAMIKYAEDLAAANEELKSLDRMKDEFLSNVSHELKTPLTSIKGYTELISEESLGPLTDKQKEVEDTVLRNAERLKRLVDSLLYISRVQSGTVKYNFEPVSIGEIIDMTLLDLKIQIDQKNLKVEKNIPVDLSPVNGDRDKLTDTFTNIVDNSIKFTPEGGTLTFTVAVEEDLLHIVLKDTGIGIPPDLIPMLFRRFYQIDATRKRKYGGTGLGLYICKEIVTAHEGKIWAESEGENKGTEIHVLLPNRIEPPNLDIQNQKHSI, encoded by the coding sequence ATGAAGGGGTTGCCAGACAAACTGCTCGACAGCATGTACAAAGGGATATGGGCTGTCGATACCGACAACAAGTTCATCTATTTTAATGAAGGGATGGAAAAAATAACCGGCCTTTCAAGAGATAAGATCATTGGAGGGAACCTTAAAGACTTCATGGAGCTGGCACACCTCAGTGTAGGTGATGAAGGACATTTCAGGGAATTAGCACTTCGTGTAAAAGATACACTCAAGCCTTCCCGCTACCACTCATTACAATTTCTGACACCCGAAGGAAAACTCAGTATCCAAAGCGGCTATATTTTTCCGATAGTGGACGAAGCGGAAAAGTATTCCGGAATAATATGTACAGTGGAAAGCTTTTCTGAACAGAAGATACGTGAAAAGACCTTCAAGGACATGCTAAGCTCAAAGAAGAAACTTGAAGATATCTACAAGAACAGTCCGGTGATCGCATTCCTCTGGACAGCAGAAAAGGACTGGCCGGTCGAGTTTGTTTCAGATAACATATCCCAGTTCGGCTATACCCCGGAGGACTTTACATCCGGAAAGCTGATATACGGAGATATAATCCACCCGGAGGATCTTGATTTTGTCCGTAATGACGTGACACAGCTTGAAATTGAAGGAAGGCAGTTCTTTTCAAAAGAATACAGGATACTGACAAAGTCAGGGGAAATAAGATGGGTAGCTGAACGGTCACTGCTTGGATATGATGAGGAAAATAAGCCATCATACTACCAGGGCATTATGATCGACATCACCGACCGCAAACTTGCCGAGGAAGCCCTTCTGGAAAGTGAGAAGAAGTACAGGTTCATTTTTGAGAACTCACCGCTTGGAATATTCAATTTCGACGAAGATGCGAGCATAACCCATTGCAATGAAAATATCTCAAAGATCATGGGTGTTCCAAAGGACAGGATCATTGGTATGAACATGATAATGGACATCGATGACATGGCGATGAAAGAGGCAGTAAAGGCGATCTTCTCCAGGAAATCCGGGCATTATGAAGGAAAATACAAGAACCCATTAAGCGGAAAGACCACACCAATAAAAGCAGATTACAGTCCGAACATCTCAGATGACGGCAAACTGCTGGGTGGTGTCGGGATCGTTGAGGATATCACTGCCCGTGTCAAAGCAGAAGAAGCAATGATAAAATATGCGGAAGACCTTGCAGCTGCCAACGAGGAACTCAAATCACTGGACAGGATGAAGGACGAGTTCCTCTCCAACGTAAGCCATGAGCTCAAAACACCCCTCACATCCATCAAAGGCTATACCGAATTGATCTCCGAGGAATCACTGGGACCACTGACAGACAAGCAAAAAGAAGTGGAAGACACGGTACTTCGTAATGCTGAAAGACTGAAAAGGCTTGTGGATTCCCTCCTGTACATAAGCAGGGTCCAGTCAGGCACAGTAAAATACAATTTTGAACCGGTCTCTATTGGCGAGATCATCGACATGACGCTCCTTGACCTGAAGATACAGATCGACCAGAAAAATCTCAAAGTGGAGAAAAACATCCCTGTGGACCTGTCTCCAGTAAATGGTGATAGAGACAAGCTCACAGATACATTCACCAATATCGTGGACAATTCCATCAAATTCACACCCGAAGGCGGAACACTGACATTCACAGTGGCAGTGGAAGAGGACTTACTGCACATCGTCTTGAAAGACACGGGAATAGGGATCCCGCCTGACCTCATTCCGATGCTTTTCCGCCGTTTCTACCAGATAGATGCAACACGCAAGCGCAAATACGGTGGAACCGGCCTGGGACTCTACATCTGCAAGGAGATCGTCACAGCCCACGAAGGCAAGATCTGGGCAGAGAGCGAAGGAGAGAACAAGGGAACGGAGATTCATGTCCTGCTCCCTAATAGAATAGAACCGCCTAACCTCGATATCCAGAATCAGAAGCATTCTATTTGA
- the gatD gene encoding Glu-tRNA(Gln) amidotransferase subunit GatD: protein MDFELGDRIRIEKDGNVYEGIVMPTTTDHVVVKMVSGYNAGIDPEGATITLLDKAQPKPSAKKTPEGKAKASKKLPKVTILSTGGTIASKVDYRTGAVTAQFSADDIVDAIPEITEIANIRGRVVYNILSENMKTEYWTELAQAVAEEIENGADGIIVAHGTDTMMYSAAALSFMLKTPVPIVFVGSQRSADRPSSDNAMNAICATKVAVSDIAEVCVVMHDSACDDRCAIHYGTKVRKMHTSRRNAFQSINSEPIGYVDYSTKKIETILPYTKRGTHELEVKSTLEPKCALIKFVPGADPEILSYYIDSGYKGIVIEGTGLGHVSTDWIPNIRRLTEAGIPVVMTSQCLNGRVCDRVYDTGRDILKAGAIEGEDMLPEVALVKLMWVLGQSGNLEEVAAIMGTSVENEITECTLK from the coding sequence ATGGATTTTGAACTTGGTGACAGGATAAGGATAGAAAAGGACGGAAATGTTTACGAGGGCATCGTGATGCCAACCACCACCGACCATGTTGTGGTCAAGATGGTCAGCGGTTACAATGCAGGCATTGACCCTGAAGGCGCAACGATAACCCTGCTTGATAAAGCACAGCCTAAACCATCAGCAAAAAAGACGCCTGAAGGGAAAGCAAAGGCATCAAAGAAGCTCCCAAAGGTCACCATCCTCTCCACCGGCGGAACCATCGCAAGTAAAGTGGACTACCGCACCGGCGCTGTCACCGCACAGTTCTCTGCAGACGATATCGTGGATGCCATCCCGGAGATCACCGAGATCGCAAACATCCGCGGCAGGGTCGTCTACAACATCCTGTCCGAGAACATGAAGACAGAATACTGGACCGAACTCGCCCAGGCTGTGGCCGAGGAGATCGAGAACGGCGCTGACGGCATCATCGTGGCACATGGAACAGATACCATGATGTACTCCGCAGCCGCCCTGTCCTTTATGCTTAAGACCCCGGTTCCAATCGTCTTCGTGGGCTCCCAGCGCAGTGCTGACAGGCCAAGCAGCGATAATGCCATGAATGCTATCTGTGCCACAAAGGTCGCTGTCAGTGACATTGCCGAAGTATGCGTGGTCATGCACGACTCCGCCTGCGATGACCGCTGTGCTATCCATTACGGCACAAAGGTCAGGAAGATGCACACATCCAGAAGGAACGCATTCCAGTCCATCAACTCCGAACCTATCGGCTACGTGGACTACTCCACAAAGAAGATCGAAACAATCCTGCCATACACCAAACGCGGCACCCATGAGCTGGAAGTAAAATCTACACTCGAACCAAAGTGCGCCCTGATAAAGTTCGTACCTGGTGCCGACCCGGAAATTCTCTCCTACTACATAGACTCCGGATACAAGGGAATTGTTATCGAAGGAACAGGACTTGGCCATGTTTCCACCGACTGGATCCCGAACATCAGGCGTTTAACAGAAGCAGGAATTCCAGTTGTCATGACATCACAGTGTTTGAACGGACGCGTCTGCGACCGCGTATACGATACCGGAAGGGATATCCTGAAAGCTGGCGCCATCGAAGGAGAGGATATGCTCCCGGAGGTTGCTCTGGTGAAGCTTATGTGGGTACTCGGACAGAGCGGGAATCTGGAAGAGGTCGCTGCAATTATGGGCACGAGTGTTGAGAACGAGATCACGGAATGCACGTTGAAGTAA